CGTTGACCCTTTAGATGGGACCCTAAACTTTGTTCATGGGTTAACTGAATTTTGTGTTTCCATTGGATTGGTTTGTAAAGGGGAACCTCTAGCTGGAGTTGTTTATCATCCTATTCAAAACATTTTATTTGTTGGGATTGATGGCATTGGTGCTTGGAAAAATGGTGTAGAAATTAGAATAGGGAAAGAAAGGGAACTCAATGAGTGTCTACTAGGTACAGGTGTCCCATACGATTCCAATTTAAGAGTAAATGGCTTTATTAAACCTTTTGAGCACCTAATGGATCAAGTTAGAGAGATAAGACTACTCGGCAGTGCAGCCTTAGCTCTTTGTTACGTTGCTTCAGGACAATTGTCAGGATTTTATGAGTATGGTTTAAGCCCATGGGACGTTGCTGGGGGGGCAGCAATAA
Above is a window of Bacteroidia bacterium DNA encoding:
- a CDS encoding inositol monophosphatase, which translates into the protein MLPAEYACIEVKNIVKKGMVPAALAAGNLLKEEFSKKSFSVTQKSGQSDLVTEIDLKASALINSVLDGIYPNIKIIDEEDESINSFNDIEVAFIVDPLDGTLNFVHGLTEFCVSIGLVCKGEPLAGVVYHPIQNILFVGIDGIGAWKNGVEIRIGKERELNECLLGTGVPYDSNLRVNGFIKPFEHLMDQVREIRLLGSAALALCYVASGQLSGFYEYGLSPWDVAGGAAIIMGAGGVVLPIKNNSDPIFDGTIVTANATIATLLKNELIK